Proteins from a genomic interval of Clostridium scatologenes:
- a CDS encoding HAMP domain-containing sensor histidine kinase, protein MKFDFNIIKKKLGVKNFLIINCLITFLVLYVIIQLSYKSSAFIVKKLVFNNEQINNIPMSSYYNEDFDKINLGFLSKIGAWEEVLNEDRKVIYVKGEKKDSIMQYNDEQLFRLSSVGNYSSESPYYGEVFSVKGKHGEPYLFLYKIDRRKLTLSFTYKPNLYTKADSLLSFKVYGILYLTQFLYLLIGLYICSLISSKFITNPLKNFIYSIKNLKKLDYGTRANVKGLKELQDVETEFNEMVIELEKVKEENKRIDESKKRLLVDISHDLKTPITSIQGFSKLLLEENVTLEEKEKFLKIIHNKAIYSTALIEDLFALSKLEDSEYSPSLVKLNFTEWLRRLIVEYYEEFQNKHFNLELNISDYPIIFEFDEKLMKRAISNIFNNALNHNEDYTKLKISCYLEDNNVILQIGNTGHYIDKSIRDIIFEPFVKSEISAGGSGLGLAITKKIIKKHGGHIRLTSSESLNNLFIISIPLKF, encoded by the coding sequence ATGAAGTTTGACTTTAATATTATTAAGAAAAAATTAGGTGTAAAAAACTTTCTTATAATAAATTGTTTAATAACCTTTCTAGTATTGTATGTAATTATACAATTATCCTATAAATCCTCAGCCTTTATAGTAAAAAAGCTTGTTTTTAATAATGAACAAATCAATAATATACCAATGTCTTCTTATTATAATGAAGACTTTGATAAAATAAATTTAGGTTTTCTTTCTAAAATAGGTGCCTGGGAAGAAGTTCTCAATGAAGATAGGAAAGTAATCTATGTAAAAGGTGAAAAAAAAGATAGTATAATGCAATACAATGATGAACAACTATTTAGATTATCTTCTGTTGGAAATTATTCATCTGAAAGTCCTTATTATGGGGAAGTATTTTCAGTAAAAGGAAAACATGGCGAACCCTATCTTTTTCTTTATAAAATTGATAGAAGGAAACTCACACTTTCCTTTACCTATAAACCTAATTTATATACTAAAGCCGACAGCCTTCTTTCTTTTAAGGTTTATGGAATACTATATTTAACTCAATTTCTTTATTTGTTAATAGGTTTATATATTTGCAGTCTTATAAGCTCTAAATTTATAACAAACCCTCTTAAAAACTTTATTTACAGCATAAAAAACTTAAAAAAGCTGGATTATGGCACTAGAGCTAATGTAAAAGGTTTAAAAGAGCTTCAAGATGTTGAAACTGAATTTAATGAAATGGTAATAGAACTTGAAAAAGTCAAAGAAGAAAATAAAAGAATAGATGAGAGTAAAAAAAGACTTTTAGTCGATATATCTCATGATTTAAAAACGCCTATAACCTCTATTCAGGGATTCTCCAAGCTTTTGCTAGAGGAGAATGTAACCTTAGAGGAGAAAGAAAAATTCTTAAAGATAATACATAATAAAGCAATATACTCCACAGCACTCATTGAAGATTTATTTGCACTTTCAAAACTGGAAGATTCAGAATATAGTCCTTCTTTAGTAAAGCTTAACTTTACTGAATGGCTTAGACGTCTTATTGTAGAATACTATGAAGAATTTCAAAATAAACACTTTAACTTAGAACTAAACATAAGTGATTATCCTATTATATTTGAATTTGATGAAAAGCTTATGAAAAGAGCAATCTCCAACATTTTTAATAATGCTTTAAATCATAATGAAGATTACACAAAATTAAAGATTTCTTGTTATTTAGAAGATAATAATGTAATTTTACAAATTGGTAATACTGGACATTATATTGACAAATCAATTAGAGATATAATATTTGAACCCTTCGTAAAATCAGAAATTAGTGCTGGTGGAAGTGGTCTGGGCCTAGCTATAACGAAAAAAATTATAAAAAAACATGGTGGACATATTAGACTTACTTCTAGTGAGTCCCTAAATAATTTATTTATTATCTCTATTCCTCTTAAATTTTAG
- a CDS encoding response regulator transcription factor has product MNSILIVDDDKEIVELIDFYMKNNGYTTYKAFNGKEALEIFQKEQIDIVVLDIMMPGLDGKEVLRKIREKSSTPIIFLSAKGEDIDKIDGLFLGADDYLAKPFNTLELIARVKALLRRSTIFNNNKEENNLTIINKHLKLDEESCKVYKDDMEVQLTSFEYKLICFFMKNKNKVFTKGQLYEEVWGQCYLGDEKIIMVYISKLREKIEDNPKEPKFIKTIRGLGYIFEGN; this is encoded by the coding sequence ATGAATTCAATTTTAATTGTAGATGACGACAAAGAAATTGTAGAGTTAATAGATTTTTATATGAAGAATAATGGATACACTACCTATAAAGCATTTAATGGAAAAGAAGCATTAGAAATTTTTCAAAAGGAGCAAATAGATATTGTAGTACTAGATATAATGATGCCCGGTCTTGATGGAAAAGAAGTTTTAAGAAAAATTAGAGAAAAAAGCAGCACTCCTATAATATTCTTATCTGCTAAAGGTGAAGATATTGATAAAATTGATGGTCTATTCCTTGGTGCAGATGATTATCTTGCCAAGCCATTTAATACTCTAGAACTTATTGCAAGAGTTAAAGCACTTCTAAGAAGAAGTACCATATTTAACAACAATAAGGAAGAAAATAATCTCACAATTATTAATAAGCATCTAAAGTTGGATGAAGAAAGCTGTAAAGTATATAAGGATGATATGGAAGTTCAGCTGACCTCCTTTGAGTATAAACTTATATGCTTTTTTATGAAAAATAAAAATAAAGTTTTCACTAAAGGTCAATTATATGAAGAGGTATGGGGACAATGTTATCTTGGAGATGAAAAAATTATAATGGTTTATATAAGTAAGTTAAGAGAAAAAATAGAGGACAATCCTAAAGAACCTAAGTTTATCAAGACTATAAGAGGTCTTGGTTATATATTTGAAGGTAATTAA
- a CDS encoding DUF4097 family beta strand repeat-containing protein — protein sequence MIKKVLLIFVLILAVAGGILFFSPTKAENSQRIFTSKEIGNLKEISLDGDFDVNITASDSKDIKCSFSKAQKGFVFGAYNFESGIENDVLNVTSSSKIGTVCLGGYEKLSLNIDIPKSYKNKLSIKSKLSKIKIVNSSSKDIQCDVHDSNIKILLNNIGGNITVNSNLGNINLKLPKDEKFNLSAKSHMGKVTNNLDSNVDHSLKEKNINLLSSDGDINISEN from the coding sequence ATGATAAAAAAAGTGTTATTAATTTTTGTACTGATTTTGGCTGTAGCAGGGGGTATATTATTTTTCTCGCCAACTAAAGCTGAGAATTCACAAAGAATATTTACTTCAAAAGAAATAGGGAATTTAAAGGAAATATCATTAGATGGAGATTTTGATGTTAATATTACAGCTTCTGATTCAAAGGATATAAAATGCAGCTTTTCTAAGGCTCAAAAAGGATTTGTATTTGGAGCTTATAACTTTGAATCTGGCATAGAAAATGATGTTTTAAATGTTACTTCAAGTAGTAAAATAGGTACAGTTTGCCTTGGGGGCTATGAAAAATTAAGTTTAAATATTGATATACCTAAAAGTTATAAAAATAAGCTATCTATAAAGTCTAAATTGAGTAAAATAAAAATAGTGAATTCAAGTTCAAAGGATATACAATGTGATGTACATGACAGCAATATCAAAATTTTACTAAATAATATAGGTGGTAATATTACTGTAAATTCAAACTTAGGAAATATAAATTTAAAGCTTCCTAAAGATGAAAAATTTAATTTATCTGCTAAATCACATATGGGAAAGGTAACTAATAATCTTGACTCAAATGTAGATCATTCTTTAAAAGAAAAGAATATTAATCTTTTATCTTCAGATGGTGATATAAATATAAGTGAGAATTAG